In the genome of Streptomyces aquilus, the window ATGCGGGTAGGCGGAGATGGGCGTCCCGGTGATGGGGAAGTTCTCGGTGGCCCGCAGGGTGTGCACACCCCAGTAGGCGTCGGCGGGGATGTCCCGGTACCCGAGGAGATCGTGCTCACTGCGGGCGACGACGGTGGTCATGAGGTTCGGTTCCTCTTTCTGAGAGGGGTGAGTGTCTTAGGGGCGCGGGGAACTGTGCGACCAGCCACAACCGGCCCGCAGTCGCCCTTCAACAGATCCGGCACGTCCTTAGGCGCAAGCAGAGACCACAACGGGCTCCAGCGACCGAACCGGCCGCACACACCCCACCGGCTCCCCGCCCCCAAGCAGCGCCTCGCCCTGGAACTCGGTGAGCAGCTCCGGAGACACCCCGGCCCACGCGAGTGCCGCCGCGGCCACGGGAATCCGCGCCCGGTTCGCCCCGTCCGCGATCTTCACGGCAACCGCCCGCCCATCAGGCAGCGCGGCGACCTGAACACCCTCGAACCCGTCCTTGGCGAGCAGCCCGGGTACGGCCCGCATCAGCGCGGCGACGTCCCGCCCCGCCCCGGACGCCATCTCCGGATGCGCGCGCATCGCGTCGGCGACCCGCGCCTCGGGCGTACCGGGCACCGCGGAGGCGATCCGCGAGACGGCACGGGCCAGCCCGTTCAGGGACACGGAGAACAGCGGGGCCCCGCACCCGTCCACCGTCACCCTCGCGATCCGCTGCCCGGTGAGGTCCTCGACGATCTCGGCGATGGCCTGCTGCAACGGATGCGAGGGGTCGAGGTACCCCTCAAGGGGCCACCCGTTCAGCACACAGGTGTACAGCATCGCCGCGTGCTTGCCGGAGCAGTTCTGGGCGAGCCGCGAGGCCGCGCGCCCTTCCCGCACCCACTCGTCCCGCACCCCCGGACCGAAGGGCATGTCGGGAACGTTGCGCAGGGCGTCCTCGCCGACACCGGCCAGTTCGAGGATCCGTCGCGTCCCGGCGAGATGCCGCTCCTCGCCGGAATGGCTCGCGGCGGCCAGCGACAGCAGCTCGCCGTCGAGCGGCAGCCCCGCCCGCACCATGGCGACCGCCTGCACCGGCTTGAGCGCCGAGCGCGGATAGAACGCGGCCTCGATGTCGCCGAGCTGGAACTCGACGCGGCCGTCGGCACCGAGGACGACGACGGAACCGTAGTGGATGCCCTCCACGACCCCGCCGCGTATGAGGTGGGCGACGGGAGCGTGGAGGGGCTCGCGG includes:
- a CDS encoding asparaginase, coding for MLSSFVADAPLIREPLHAPVAHLIRGGVVEGIHYGSVVVLGADGRVEFQLGDIEAAFYPRSALKPVQAVAMVRAGLPLDGELLSLAAASHSGEERHLAGTRRILELAGVGEDALRNVPDMPFGPGVRDEWVREGRAASRLAQNCSGKHAAMLYTCVLNGWPLEGYLDPSHPLQQAIAEIVEDLTGQRIARVTVDGCGAPLFSVSLNGLARAVSRIASAVPGTPEARVADAMRAHPEMASGAGRDVAALMRAVPGLLAKDGFEGVQVAALPDGRAVAVKIADGANRARIPVAAAALAWAGVSPELLTEFQGEALLGGGEPVGCVRPVRSLEPVVVSACA